A single genomic interval of Mycolicibacterium sp. MU0053 harbors:
- the gap gene encoding type I glyceraldehyde-3-phosphate dehydrogenase, translating into MTIRVGVNGFGRIGRNFYRALAAQKALGQNTDIEIVAVNDLTDNASLAHLLKFDSILGRLPEEVSLEGDDTIVIGDHKIKALEVKEGPAALPWGDLGVDVVVESTGIFTKRDKAQGHLDAGAKKVIISAPASDEDITIVLGVNDDKYDGSQNIISNASCTTNCLGPLAKVLNDEFGIVKGLMTTIHAYTQDQNLQDGPHSDLRRARAAAINIVPTSTGAAKAIGLVLPELKGKLDGYALRVPIPTGSVTDLTAELRKSATADEINAAMKGAAEGKLKGIMKYYDAPIVSSDIVTDPHSSLFDSGLTKVIDNQAKVVSWYDNEWGYSNRLVDLIALVGKSL; encoded by the coding sequence GTGACCATCCGGGTTGGCGTGAACGGCTTCGGCCGCATCGGCCGCAACTTCTACCGGGCGCTGGCGGCGCAGAAGGCGCTCGGCCAGAACACTGACATCGAAATCGTGGCGGTCAACGACCTCACCGACAACGCGAGCCTGGCGCATCTGCTCAAGTTCGACTCGATCCTGGGCCGGTTGCCCGAGGAGGTCAGCCTCGAGGGCGACGACACCATCGTCATCGGCGACCACAAGATCAAGGCCCTGGAGGTCAAGGAAGGTCCCGCCGCACTGCCGTGGGGCGACCTCGGCGTGGACGTCGTCGTGGAATCCACCGGCATCTTCACCAAGCGTGACAAGGCGCAGGGCCACCTCGATGCCGGCGCCAAGAAGGTCATCATCTCCGCGCCGGCCAGCGACGAGGACATCACCATCGTGCTCGGCGTCAACGATGACAAGTACGACGGCAGCCAGAACATCATCTCCAACGCCTCGTGCACCACTAACTGCCTGGGCCCGCTGGCCAAGGTCCTCAACGACGAGTTCGGCATCGTCAAGGGCCTGATGACCACCATCCACGCCTACACCCAGGACCAGAACCTGCAGGACGGCCCGCACAGCGACCTGCGCCGCGCCCGCGCCGCCGCGATCAACATCGTGCCGACCTCCACCGGTGCGGCCAAGGCCATCGGCCTGGTGCTGCCCGAGCTGAAGGGCAAGCTGGACGGCTACGCGCTGCGGGTGCCGATCCCCACCGGTTCGGTCACCGACCTGACCGCCGAACTGCGCAAGTCGGCCACCGCCGACGAGATCAACGCGGCGATGAAGGGTGCGGCTGAGGGCAAGCTCAAGGGCATCATGAAGTACTACGACGCGCCGATCGTGTCCAGTGACATCGTCACCGATCCGCACAGCTCGCTGTTCGACTCGGGCCTGACCAAGGTGATCGACAACCAGGCCAAGGTGGTGTCCTGGTACGACAACGAGTGGGGCTACTCCAACCGGCTGGTGGATCTCATCGCGCTGGTCGGCAAGTCGCTCTGA
- the whiA gene encoding DNA-binding protein WhiA, protein MTAEVKDELSRLVVNSVSARRAEVASLLRFAGGLHIVAGRVVVEAEVDLGIIARRLRKDIFDLYGYNAIVHVLSASGIRKNTRYVVRVAKDGEALARQTGLLDLRGRPVRGLPAQVVGGNVGDAEAAWRGAFLAHGSLTEPGRSSALEVSCPGPEAALALVGAARRLGVSAKAREVRGADRVVVRDGEAIGALLTRMGAQDTRLTWEERRMRREVRATANRLANFDDANLRRSARAAVAAAARVERALAILGDGVPDHLAAAGKLRVEHRQASLEELGRLADPPMTKDAVAGRIRRLLSMADRKAKQDGIPDTESAVTPELLEDA, encoded by the coding sequence ATGACGGCTGAGGTTAAGGATGAACTGAGCCGACTGGTGGTGAATTCCGTCAGTGCGCGGCGCGCCGAGGTGGCGTCGTTGTTGCGGTTCGCCGGCGGGTTGCACATCGTGGCCGGCCGGGTGGTCGTCGAGGCCGAGGTCGACCTGGGCATCATCGCCCGCCGACTGCGCAAGGACATCTTCGACCTGTACGGGTACAACGCCATCGTTCATGTGTTGTCGGCCAGCGGAATTCGCAAGAACACCCGTTACGTGGTGCGGGTCGCCAAGGACGGCGAGGCGTTGGCCCGGCAGACCGGCCTGCTCGATCTGCGGGGCCGCCCGGTGCGCGGCCTGCCCGCCCAGGTGGTCGGCGGCAACGTCGGCGACGCCGAAGCGGCCTGGCGGGGCGCGTTTCTGGCGCACGGGTCGTTGACCGAACCCGGCCGCTCCTCGGCACTGGAGGTCAGCTGCCCCGGACCGGAGGCCGCCCTGGCACTGGTCGGCGCGGCTCGCCGGCTCGGGGTCAGCGCCAAGGCCCGGGAGGTGCGCGGCGCGGACCGGGTGGTGGTGCGCGACGGTGAGGCGATCGGCGCGCTGCTGACCCGGATGGGCGCCCAGGACACCCGGCTCACCTGGGAGGAGCGCCGGATGCGCCGCGAGGTCCGGGCGACCGCCAACCGGCTGGCCAACTTCGATGACGCCAACCTGCGCCGATCGGCGCGCGCCGCGGTCGCCGCGGCGGCGCGGGTGGAGCGCGCGCTGGCCATTCTCGGCGATGGTGTGCCGGATCACCTGGCGGCCGCGGGCAAACTTCGGGTCGAGCATCGTCAGGCTTCGCTGGAGGAGCTCGGCCGGCTCGCGGACCCACCGATGACGAAAGACGCTGTAGCCGGCCGTATTCGGCGACTGTTGTCGATGGCCGACCGCAAGGCCAAACAGGACGGCATCCCCGACACCGAGTCGGCCGTCACCCCGGAGTTGCTCGAAGACGCCTGA
- the yvcK gene encoding uridine diphosphate-N-acetylglucosamine-binding protein YvcK has translation MTAQRIVALGGGHGLYATLSAARRLTPHVTAVVTVADDGGSSGRLRSELDIVPPGDLRMALAALASDSPHGRLWATIIQHRFGGNGALAGHPIGNLMLAGLNEVLADPVAALDEVGRILGVKGRVLPMCPIALQIEADVAGLESDPRMSRSIRGQVAIATTPGNVRRVRLLPGNPPATRQAVDAIMDADLVVLGPGSWFTSVIPHLLVPGLAAALRATTARRALVLNLADQPGETAGFSAERHLHVLSQHAPEFTVHDIVVDADRVSGERERGQLRRTASMLAAEVQFADVSRAGTPLHDPAKLAAALLAVGQRGEMPTMPTTATVPTTAPGERDGTRLNGPRGDDPWR, from the coding sequence ATGACGGCGCAGCGAATCGTCGCGCTCGGCGGCGGCCACGGCTTGTACGCGACCCTGTCGGCGGCCCGGCGGTTGACGCCGCATGTCACGGCGGTGGTGACGGTCGCCGACGACGGCGGGTCCTCGGGGCGGCTCCGCAGCGAACTCGACATCGTGCCCCCCGGCGATCTGCGAATGGCGTTGGCCGCGTTGGCATCCGACAGCCCGCACGGCCGGCTGTGGGCGACCATCATCCAGCACCGCTTCGGCGGCAACGGCGCCCTGGCAGGCCATCCCATCGGCAATCTCATGCTGGCCGGGCTCAACGAGGTGCTGGCCGACCCGGTGGCCGCCCTCGACGAGGTCGGACGCATCCTCGGGGTCAAGGGCCGGGTGCTGCCGATGTGCCCGATCGCGCTGCAGATCGAGGCCGATGTGGCCGGCCTGGAATCCGATCCGCGGATGAGTCGATCGATCCGCGGTCAGGTGGCCATCGCCACCACACCCGGCAACGTGCGTCGGGTCCGGCTGCTGCCGGGTAACCCGCCGGCCACCCGGCAGGCCGTCGACGCGATCATGGACGCCGACCTGGTGGTGCTCGGGCCAGGCTCCTGGTTCACCAGCGTCATCCCGCACCTGCTGGTGCCGGGCCTGGCCGCGGCACTGCGGGCCACCACGGCCCGGCGAGCGCTGGTGCTCAATCTCGCCGATCAGCCCGGCGAGACGGCCGGATTCTCGGCCGAGCGGCATCTGCACGTGCTCTCGCAGCACGCGCCGGAGTTCACCGTGCACGACATCGTCGTGGACGCCGACCGGGTGTCCGGCGAGCGTGAACGCGGCCAATTGCGGCGCACCGCGAGCATGCTCGCCGCCGAGGTGCAGTTTGCTGACGTCTCCCGAGCTGGTACACCATTACATGACCCGGCAAAGCTGGCCGCGGCCCTGCTGGCGGTGGGACAGCGGGGGGAGATGCCAACGATGCCCACGACGGCTACCGTGCCGACAACGGCCCCCGGCGAACGGGATGGAACGCGTCTGAATGGACCGAGAGGTGACGACCCGTGGCGATGA
- the rapZ gene encoding RNase adapter RapZ: MTDGTNEVVRGADAGEVGADGGSGIDVVLVTGLSGAGRGTAAKVLEDLGWYVADNLPPELIARMVDLGLAAGSRITQLAVVMDARSKGFTGNLDSVRTELATRDIAPRVLFLEASDEMLVRRYENNRRSHPLQGELTLAEGIAAERAMLAPVRASADLVIDTSRLSVRELRESIERAFGPETVPVTSVTVESFGFKYGLPMDSDMVMDVRFLPNPHWVDELRNHTGQHPAVRDYVLGQPGAEHFLDTYHELLGLVVDGYRREGKRYMTVAIGCTGGKHRSVAMAEALAERLRRGDGLAVRALHRDLGRE, from the coding sequence ATGACGGACGGTACAAACGAAGTGGTACGTGGCGCCGACGCGGGGGAGGTCGGGGCGGACGGCGGATCGGGTATCGACGTGGTGCTGGTCACCGGCCTGTCCGGAGCGGGCCGCGGCACCGCGGCCAAGGTGCTCGAGGATCTGGGCTGGTATGTGGCAGACAACCTGCCGCCGGAGCTGATCGCGCGGATGGTCGACCTGGGCCTGGCGGCGGGCTCGCGCATCACCCAACTCGCGGTGGTGATGGACGCCCGGTCCAAGGGCTTCACCGGCAACCTCGACTCGGTGCGCACCGAACTGGCCACCCGCGACATCGCCCCCCGGGTGTTGTTCCTGGAGGCCTCCGACGAGATGTTGGTGCGGCGCTACGAGAACAATCGGCGCAGCCACCCCCTGCAGGGCGAGCTGACGCTGGCCGAGGGGATTGCCGCCGAGCGCGCGATGCTCGCGCCGGTGCGGGCCTCGGCGGACCTGGTGATCGACACCTCGCGGTTGTCGGTGCGCGAACTGCGGGAGAGCATCGAGCGGGCGTTCGGACCCGAGACCGTGCCGGTCACCAGCGTCACCGTCGAGTCGTTCGGATTCAAATACGGTCTGCCGATGGACTCCGACATGGTGATGGATGTGCGGTTCCTGCCCAATCCGCACTGGGTCGACGAGTTGCGCAACCACACCGGTCAGCATCCGGCGGTGCGCGACTACGTACTCGGCCAACCGGGCGCCGAACACTTTCTCGACACCTACCATGAACTGCTGGGGCTGGTGGTCGACGGCTATCGGCGGGAGGGCAAGCGATACATGACGGTGGCCATCGGTTGTACCGGCGGTAAGCATCGCAGCGTGGCGATGGCCGAGGCGCTGGCCGAGCGGCTGCGCCGCGGCGACGGCCTGGCGGTGCGGGCGCTGCACCGGGATTTGGGCCGCGAATGA
- the uvrC gene encoding excinuclease ABC subunit UvrC: MPDPATYRPAPGSIPVEPGVYRFSDQHGRVIYVGKAKSLRSRLTSYFADISGLHPRTRQMVTTAAKVEWTVVATEVEALQLEYNWIKEFDPRFNVRYRDDKSYPVLAVTLNEEYPRLFVYRGPRRKGVRYFGPYSHAWAIRETLDLLTRVFPARTCSTGVFKRHSQIGRPCLLGYIDKCSAPCVGRVSADEHRKIVEDFCDFLSGKTDRFARELEHRMTAAAEVLDFERAARLRDDLSALRRALEKQAVVLGDGTDADVVAFADDDLEAAVQVFHVRGGRVRGQRGWIVEKSSEPGDLVETVQEQLVEQFLTQFYGEQAELGSASDLGGDETANPVPREVLVPCLPGDAEQVAAWLSGLRGSRVALRVPRRGDKKDLAETVRRNAVEALQQHKLRRAGDFNARSAALQGIQEALGLADAPLRIECVDISHVQGTDVVASLVVFEDGLPRKSDYRHYTIKEAAGDGRSDDVASIAEVTRRRFWRHLQDSQNTEELAPEGKSRRFAYPPNLYVVDGGAPQVNAAAAVLAELGITDVAVVGLAKRLEEIWVPGEPDPVIMPRTSEGLYLLQRVRDEAHRFAITFHRSKRSKRMTASALDAIPGLGEHRRRALVTHFGSVARLKQASVAEITSVPGIGLATATAVLDALGVRPAETGTEVADSGGSAPSDAAVGDDGSAERTSR; this comes from the coding sequence GTGCCTGATCCAGCGACGTACCGCCCCGCCCCGGGATCCATCCCGGTCGAGCCGGGCGTCTACCGGTTCTCCGATCAGCACGGCCGGGTGATCTACGTCGGCAAGGCCAAGAGCCTACGCAGCCGACTCACCTCCTACTTCGCCGACATCTCCGGCCTGCACCCGCGGACCCGGCAGATGGTCACCACGGCCGCCAAGGTCGAATGGACCGTCGTCGCCACCGAGGTCGAGGCGCTGCAACTCGAATACAACTGGATCAAGGAATTCGATCCGCGTTTCAACGTCCGCTACCGCGACGACAAGTCGTATCCGGTGCTGGCCGTCACGCTCAACGAGGAGTACCCCCGGCTGTTCGTCTACCGCGGCCCGCGCCGCAAGGGGGTGCGCTACTTCGGTCCGTACTCGCACGCCTGGGCGATCCGGGAGACCCTGGACCTGCTCACCCGGGTGTTCCCCGCCCGCACCTGCTCGACCGGAGTGTTCAAGCGGCACAGTCAGATCGGCCGCCCCTGCCTGCTCGGCTACATCGACAAGTGCTCGGCGCCCTGCGTGGGCCGGGTCAGCGCCGACGAACACCGCAAGATCGTCGAGGATTTCTGTGATTTCCTCTCCGGTAAGACCGACCGCTTCGCGCGCGAACTCGAGCACCGGATGACCGCGGCCGCCGAGGTGCTGGATTTCGAGCGGGCCGCCCGGCTGCGCGATGACCTGTCGGCGCTGCGGCGGGCGCTGGAGAAGCAGGCCGTGGTACTCGGTGACGGCACCGACGCCGACGTCGTCGCGTTCGCCGACGACGACCTCGAGGCCGCGGTGCAGGTGTTCCACGTCCGTGGCGGCCGGGTGCGCGGCCAACGCGGCTGGATTGTCGAAAAATCCAGCGAGCCGGGAGATCTGGTGGAGACCGTCCAGGAGCAGCTCGTCGAGCAGTTCCTCACCCAGTTCTACGGTGAACAGGCCGAGCTCGGTAGCGCCAGCGACCTCGGCGGCGACGAGACGGCCAATCCGGTGCCGCGGGAGGTCCTGGTGCCGTGCCTGCCCGGCGACGCCGAGCAGGTGGCCGCCTGGCTGTCGGGGCTGCGCGGGTCCCGGGTCGCGTTGCGGGTGCCCCGACGGGGCGACAAGAAGGACCTGGCCGAGACCGTGCGCCGCAATGCGGTCGAGGCGCTGCAGCAGCACAAGCTCAGGCGGGCCGGCGATTTCAATGCCAGATCTGCTGCCCTGCAGGGAATTCAGGAGGCGCTCGGGTTGGCCGATGCGCCGCTGCGGATCGAGTGTGTGGACATCAGCCACGTGCAGGGCACCGATGTGGTGGCCTCGCTGGTGGTATTCGAGGATGGGCTGCCCCGCAAGTCCGACTATCGGCACTACACGATCAAGGAGGCGGCCGGCGACGGCCGCTCCGACGACGTCGCGTCCATCGCCGAGGTGACCCGGCGCCGGTTCTGGCGGCACCTGCAAGACAGTCAGAACACCGAAGAGCTTGCTCCCGAAGGGAAATCGAGACGGTTTGCTTATCCACCCAATCTCTATGTGGTCGACGGCGGCGCTCCCCAGGTCAACGCCGCCGCCGCGGTGCTGGCGGAGTTGGGCATCACCGATGTCGCGGTGGTCGGGCTGGCCAAGCGGCTCGAGGAGATCTGGGTGCCCGGGGAACCCGATCCGGTGATCATGCCGCGCACCAGCGAGGGGCTCTATCTGCTGCAGCGGGTGCGGGACGAGGCGCATCGCTTTGCCATCACCTTCCACCGCAGTAAGCGGTCGAAGCGCATGACGGCCTCGGCGCTGGATGCCATCCCGGGCCTGGGCGAGCATCGGCGCCGTGCCCTGGTGACCCACTTCGGTTCGGTGGCCCGGCTCAAACAGGCCTCGGTGGCCGAGATCACCTCGGTGCCCGGGATCGGGCTCGCGACGGCCACGGCGGTGCTCGACGCGCTCGGTGTGCGACCTGCCGAGACCGGCACCGAAGTCGCGGATTCTGGGGGATCGGCCCCCTCCGACGCCGCCGTGGGCGATGATGGCAGCGCTGAACGGACATCGAGATGA
- a CDS encoding PH domain-containing protein has translation MTPVAEEPVWDAVLRPRLTPIFAVVAAIVIALAHIVVGFLLTVRSSGVIFQTADQVAIGALGVVIGGAVLLFTRPRLRIGPQGISVRNLLGDKLVSWPDVKDVSFHEGARWARLDLPDDEYVPVMAIQQVDKVRAVESMETVRTLMVKYGAGG, from the coding sequence GTGACGCCGGTGGCCGAGGAGCCCGTCTGGGATGCGGTGTTGCGGCCGCGGCTGACGCCCATCTTCGCCGTGGTCGCGGCCATCGTGATCGCGCTGGCGCACATCGTGGTCGGTTTCCTGCTGACCGTCAGGTCCAGCGGGGTGATCTTCCAAACCGCCGATCAGGTGGCCATCGGCGCGCTCGGTGTGGTGATCGGGGGCGCGGTGCTGCTGTTCACCCGGCCGCGGTTGCGGATCGGCCCGCAAGGTATCTCGGTGCGGAATCTACTGGGCGACAAGCTGGTTAGCTGGCCCGACGTCAAGGACGTCTCATTTCACGAGGGTGCGCGCTGGGCCAGGCTCGATCTGCCCGACGACGAGTACGTCCCGGTGATGGCAATCCAGCAGGTGGACAAGGTGCGGGCGGTGGAGTCGATGGAGACCGTGCGCACGCTGATGGTCAAGTACGGGGCCGGGGGTTAG
- the ribH gene encoding 6,7-dimethyl-8-ribityllumazine synthase, translating to MSGGAGVPTMPELDAAQVSLAIVASTWHTAICDALLDGALRVAKAAGVTEPTVVRVLGAIEIPVVAQELARRHDAVVALGVVIRGQTPHFDYVCDAVTQGLTRVSLDEATPVANGVLTTDTEEQALDRAGLPGSAEDKGEQAAAAALSTALTLRDLRTAR from the coding sequence GTGAGCGGCGGCGCCGGCGTTCCGACGATGCCGGAACTCGACGCCGCACAGGTCTCGCTGGCCATCGTGGCGAGCACCTGGCACACCGCGATCTGTGACGCGCTGCTCGACGGGGCGCTGCGGGTGGCCAAGGCCGCCGGGGTGACCGAACCGACCGTGGTGCGGGTGCTCGGCGCGATCGAGATTCCGGTGGTGGCCCAGGAGTTGGCCCGCCGCCACGATGCGGTGGTGGCCCTCGGTGTCGTGATCCGGGGCCAGACACCGCATTTCGACTACGTCTGCGATGCGGTGACGCAGGGGCTGACGCGGGTGTCCTTGGACGAGGCCACTCCCGTCGCCAACGGTGTGCTCACCACCGACACCGAGGAGCAGGCACTGGACCGCGCCGGACTGCCCGGATCGGCCGAGGACAAGGGCGAGCAGGCGGCGGCGGCCGCCCTGAGCACCGCATTGACGCTGCGGGACCTGCGCACGGCCAGGTGA